From a single Brassica napus cultivar Da-Ae chromosome C9, Da-Ae, whole genome shotgun sequence genomic region:
- the LOC106372974 gene encoding uncharacterized protein LOC106372974 codes for MAKPETTVPPKIRDSTRLYPYFKSRFLIFKSAPPFPYKTQAELVLACVVLHNYLRKECRSDVFPEEVVVADDNESDVQEIGEDENMDDDVQNGTQEQQRVNANNSRANIAATMWTDAMHMGS; via the exons ATGGCCAAGCCTGAAACAACAGTGCCTCCAAAGATAAGAGATAGCACACGATTGTATCCTTATTTTAAG TCAAGATTCCTCATCTTCAAATCTGCTCCACCATTTCCGTATAAAACACAAGCAGAGTTAGTTCTTGCATGTgttgttttacataattatctTCGTAAAGAATGTCGTTCAGACGTGTTTCCTGAAGAAGTTGTTGTCGCTGATGATAATGAAAGTGATGTTCAAGAAATAGGTGAAGATGAGAACAtggatgatgatgttcaaaatgGCACTCAAGAACAACAAAGAGTGAATGCTAATAATTCGAGAGCAAATATAGCAGCAACCATGTGGACAGATGCTATGCATATGGGATCTTGA
- the LOC106375659 gene encoding polyadenylate-binding protein 1: MTLNDEQEHEVYGGDIPEEEEGEMETDEYEEYVGEEGAAAGGDEKLKPGSASRDLEDMKKRIKEIEEEAGALREMQAKAEKDMGAGQDPSSAISSAEKEEVDSRSIHVGNVDYACTPEEVQQHFQSCGTVNRVTILTDKFGQPKGFAYVEFVEADAVQNSLILNESELHGRKIKVSAKRTNVPGMRQFRGRRPFRPMRGFMAAPMYYAPYAYGRVPRFRRPMRYRPY; the protein is encoded by the exons atgacgCTAAACGATGAGCAAGAGCACGAGGTGTACGGTGGAGATATCCcagaggaggaggaaggagaGATGGAAACAGACGAGTACGAGGAATACGTCGGAGAAGAAGGCGCCGCAGCCGGAGGAGATGAGAAGCTTAAACCAGGCTCTGCCTCTAGG GATTTAGAGGACATGAAGAAACGAATCAAGGAGATCGAGGAAGAAGCTGGAGCTTTGCGTGAAATGCAAGCCAAAGCTGAGAAAGATATGGGTGCTGGCCAAG ATCCATCAAGTGCTATTAGTTCGGCTGAGAAGGAAGAAGTGGATTCCCGCTCAATACATGTTGGCAAT GTGGACTATGCTTGCACTCCAGAGGAAGTCCAGCAGCATTTTCAGTCCTGTGGAACAGTCAACAGGGTTACGATTCTGACAGATAAGTTTGGCCAACCCAAAGGTTTTGCCTATGTCGAATTTGTGGAAGCAGATGCCGTTCAGAATTCACTTATATTGAACGAGTCAGAACTGCATGGTCGTAAGATTAAG GTATCTGCAAAGAGAACTAACGTCCCTGGAATGAGACAATTCCGAGGAAGGCGGCCTTTTAGACCCATGAGGGGGTTCATGGCTGCCCCTATGTATTATGCTCCATATGCTTATGG GAGAGTTCCTAGGTTCAGACGGCCAATGCGCTACAGACCATACTGA
- the LOC106372976 gene encoding uncharacterized protein LOC106372976 produces the protein MEVKDRCWNAEILSLYEAANCLDEDLAIRGSELRESVEGEDRKEDEFLAKLAEAETPLYPTCSSHSKLSAVVSLFRIKSQNGWSDKSFDDLLQTLPNMLPEDNVLHTSTYDVKKFLKSFDMGYQKIHACVNDCCLFRKKLKTAESCPKCKASRWKTNMHTGEIKKGVPQKVLRYFPVIPRLKRMFRSEQLAMDLRWHFNNKSIDGKLRHPVDSVTWQSMNDKYPAFAAEERNLRLGLSTDGFNPFSMKNSRYSCWPVLLVNYNIAPDLCMKEENIMLSLLIPGPHQPGNSIDVYLEPLIEDLKHLWCIGELTYDAVSKTTFTLKAMLLWTISDFPAYGNLAGCKVKGKMGCPICGKHTDSLWLSNSRKFVFMGHRKCLPPLHSFRGKKTWFDGKTEHGTKGRILTGRNVSFVLRNYNNVFGNRKQSGKQRATRVDIPSDNEEELIESDEDEDIG, from the coding sequence ATGGAAGTTAAAGATAGATGCTGGAATGCTGAGATCCTTAGTTTATATGAAGCCGCAAACTGCTTAGATGAGGATTTAGCCATTCGGGGGTCAGAGTTGCGTGAGTCAGTTGAGGGTGAGGATAGGAAAGAAGATGAGTTTTTAGCAAAACTTGCAGAGGCTGAAACCCCCTTGTATCCAACGTGTTCGAGTCATAGCAAGCTATCAGCTGTAGTTTCATTGTTCAGGATTAAGTCTCAGAATGGGTGGTCAGACAAGAGCTTTGATGACTTACTGCAAACTTTGCCGAACATGTTACCTGAAGACAATGTGCTGCACACATCAACTTATGATGTCAAGaagtttttgaaatcttttgATATGGGATATCAAAAAATTCATGCTTGTGTGAACGACTGCTGCTTATTTAGAAAGAAGCTGAAGACGGCTGAGAGTTGCCCAAAATGCAAGGCGTCTAGATGGAAGACCAACATGCATACTGGTGAAATCAAGAAGGGTGTTCCACAGAAGGTTTTGAGATACTTTCCAGTAATACCTCGCCTGAAAAGGATGTTCAGATCGGAGCAACTTGCAATGGATTTACGATGGCATTTCAATAACAAGAGCATAGATGGGAAACTGCGCCATCCAGTAGATTCTGTTACTTGGCAGTCAATGAATGACAAGTATCCGGCGTTCGCAGCGGAGGAGAGGAACTTGCGACTTGGGCTTTCAACAGATGGGTTTAATCCCTTCAGTATGAAGAACAGCCGATACAGTTGTTGGCCTGTGTTACTGGTGAATTACAACATTGCTCCTGACTTATGTATGAAGGAGGAGAACATAATGCTCAGTCTGCTGATTCCAGGACCCCATCAACCAGGCAATAGTATAGATGTATACTTAGAACCTCTGATAGAAGATTTAAAACATCTGTGGTGCATAGGCGAGTTAACATACGATGCAGTTAGTAAGACAACCTTTACGCTTAAGGCAATGCTTCTTTGGACTATTAGTGATTTCCCCGCATATGGGAATCTTGCTGGTTGTAAAGTGAAGGGTAAGATGGGTTGTCCTATATGCGGGAAGCACACAGATAGTTTGTGGCTGAGTAATAGTAGGAAATTTGTATTTATGGGCCACCGGAAATGTTTGCCTCCCTTACATAGTTTCAGAGGAAAGAAGACTTGGTTTGATGGGAAAACTGAACATGGGACAAAGGGAAGGATACTGACGGGTAGGAATGTCTCATTTGTGCTGAGAAATTACAATAATGTGTTTGGTAACAGAAAACAGTCTGGGAAACAGAGAGCTACTCGAGTTGACATACCATCTGATAACGAGGAGGAACTAATTGAatctgatgaagatgaagatataGGATAG